Part of the Rana temporaria chromosome 11, aRanTem1.1, whole genome shotgun sequence genome, TCTATAATATAGCAGAGAAACACAAGAGGGCTCCTCTATGGGCAGCAGTTCCGTAGGTTTATTAATAAAAGGAATAAATATCCACTCTTATGTTGTTGAGAAAAAAAGTGCAAATTATAGGAACAAAGCTGTCATCTGTGGTCCCAGGTAGTACAGAGGTGCATCCAAGCTGTAGACACAGTGCTCCTGATAGACACTCTCCATCCCATAACAGCGGCTCTGTGTCTGCTGCATGGAAGCACCTCTGTACTGCCTGGGATAAATATAGAAGTGAAAtcataaatatgtttttaataccaaagtaaaataaaattcaaatttggatgaaatTGTAACAGTGTTATTATGCCACTAGATGGAACTAGAGTACTCCTCACGATTTCCTAGAATGTAACAAATTTCATATGATAtgaatttcagaaaaaaacaaagttttagtCTCAGAAAGATAATAGAATAAACCTTATCATAAGGACAGGGAGAGGTAGAGAGTTCACTCTCAGCTCCTGGCACCAAGAGGAAACGGTGGTATAAGGAATACCTATCTCCAACAGCTCCTCCAGATGACTGGCTCAGAACCTCGTGTCTGCCGAACAGattcccaaaataaataaaaagggggcttccaatagtgtaatgcctcgtacacacggccggactttccgagaaaaaggtcagacaggctttttttctcggaaagtctggccgtgtgtagcctccatctgactttttttgtcggaagtccgacggaccttagatagagaacctgctctctatctttccgacggactcacggagaacttttgcatggtcaaaagtccgaccgtgtgtaggagatataaaaaaacttttaaaaggtCTTTTATTCAGAcactgcacaacatgagataCACAATGCATATAAAGCATAAAAAATGGAGTGACGAAACCGGTTGGGCGACGAGACGCTATTTACGCCACCACAAGTTCTTTTAAACTTTGAAttttaaactgcagtttttatgctttatatgtactgtatgtatatactcGAGTTTAAGCCGACCCCAATATAAcccaaaaactgggaaaacgtattgactcgagtgtccatctgcatgctcactgtgcctcactttgcctcactgtgtccatgtgcatgactcactgtgtccatgcctcactgtgtccattcctcactgtgctcatgcctcactgtgcccatgcctcactatgcccgtgcctcactgtgcccatgactagactgacgtttaacatgggagtctatggaaggggttcccggctttgaaaaatcggtgctccccagccatacgTTCCCAAGACAACAAACCTCGTACAtttatagaggagaaatggggctatatgtgtaccaagtttcgggtccaggggacttaCGAGCggtcggtaccaggtccccaaattcaccagagaaattaccatttaacatgggagtctatggaaggggtgcctggctttgaaaaatcggtgctccccggccgtaggtcccccggacaacaaactttgcagacttgtagaggaagagcttggggtccaggggacctacggccagccggtaccgggtccccaaattccgggagatcaggagCAAAAACgtgattcgagtataagccgaggggggcattttcagcacaaaaaaatgtgctgaaaaactcggcttatacttatACACTATTGGAAGctccccttttttatttcttttgggaATCAGTTCGACGGACATGAGATTCTGATCCAGTCATCTGGAGGAGCTGTTGGAGACAGGTACTGAATATTCCTTATACCACCGTTTCCTCTTGGCCCTAGGAGCTGACAGTTTCCTATGCTTGTCTGACCTTCCATAACAGAGGGTCCACCGTGTGGGGTTAGAGTACAGCCTTACTTTATGTTGGTAATTCCTGGTGAAGGATACCATTTGGAGTTCACAGCATCCAACAATTTATTCAGCATGTGTTTCAAGGAATTGGATTTATTAACTTATTTTGCTGAATTTTTTTGGGACTTTACCATCCATCCACATTTATATTATGTTCACTAAGCGCAACTTACTTTGAATCCTGTCTTTGTTTATGCGTATAGTTCTCAAATTTGTTAAATTTCCTCTAATAACCTGTTGAGTAAAGAGAATTCTGTGATATAATGCAGACTCTACACTGGGCcctgcattttatgaatgggcCACAAAATACAGGCAGTTACATTACATAGCATTGTATAGTACATAGCAATATCCACTTTCTataaggaacccccccccctcccccctcaagtttTAAAACTGTTGCGAAGGTAATAATTTTGCTTGAAACGTACTGAAGTATTTGAGCTTTCTAAAGTCACAGGGCTGACTTATTGGACAGCTGCAGATGGAGCCATGAaagatatactgggccagattcacagttgtaatacgccggcgtatctactgatactccggcgtattttcaaatttgctgcgtcgtagcgttgttttgaatcctcaaaacaagttacaacggctttaggcttcgatccgacaggcgtacggcttcgtacgccttcggatcgtaggtgcaatactccggcgcccgctgggtggagtttgcgttgttttccgcgtcgggtatgcaaattagctgtttacggcgatccacgaaggtacgcgcgctcgtcgcattctcttacgtcgtcgctagtcggcttttcccgtcgcaaacttacggctgctatttcatggcttagatttagactagccatgttaaagtatggccgtcgttcccgcgtcgaatttcaattttttttttgcgtaagacgtccgggaatacgaaaggacgtaacgcacgtcgccgttcaaaaaacacgttggggcgctgtagtttcacgcaaagcacggcgggaaatttcctaacggagcatgcgcagagcgttcggcgcgggaacgcacctaatttaaatggtacacgccccatttgaattagacgggcttgcgccgaacgcatttacgttacaccaccgcaagtttacaggcaagtgctttgtgaatcaagcacttgcgctgaaaacttgcggcggtgtaacgtaaacgagatacgttacgccgcagcgcaggtacctgaatctggcccactgtatttattggcgtataacactcactttttcacccagcaaatcggttgcaaatagtgtgtgcatgttatacgccgatactgcaatttgggctgccacGGAGAAAACGGGGAGAGGGCTAGAAGAGTGCCGgcccgtcagattacatacagcgagaatcttctgtttactcagcggcctctgtaatagataGTCCAGGCTCCTgggccagcattggaccagtgttctgtctatcatagaaggctgtgcaggaggcgggactttgtattaaagaggccgccgagtaaacaggagattctcgctgtatgtaatctgacggcgctcatcctgcccccctccctgagatggtcattgatcaggctgcattcatggcaattggggggctgcagatgggcattaatcaagctgcattcatgggcaattgtgaggctacagatgggaatTGATTAAGCTGAATTTATGggcaatggtgagactgcagatgggcattgatcaagctgcattgatgggaaattgtgaggctgcggatgggcattgatggaaaattgtgaggctgcggatgggcattgatcaggatgcattgatgggcaattttgaagctgcagatgggcattgatcaagctgcattcatggcaatggggaagctgcagatggacattgatcaagctgcattgatgggcaattttgaggctgcagatgggcattgatcaagctgcattgatgggcaattgtgaggctacagatgggcactgatcaagctgcattgatgggcaaatttgagtctgcagatggacattgatcaggctgcattgatgggcactgacccttattttgatgCAAAGTTCTTATGTAAAAcgtacgtttttttcctgaaatctcttaaaatgaaggtgtgtGTGATACgcctgcgcttggtatatgccaataaatacagtagtcaGATTGAAGGATAACCAACACAACACAGACATTTGAGAGAAACCACGTGTTTAATAACCGTAAGATATTTCACACCCAGCATGTGCTTTACCCATGTCACTGCCAGGTAGGCACTCTGCAACACTGAAAGTTTGACACTGCCTGTAGCCAGAATCATGCAGATACAAAGACAGTATTAATAAATATTTATCactctataaaaaaatatccaaaagtcCATCTTTGTAGCAATATTCGCTACTTAAGAACAAATGCTGTAATCTTGGCACAGGTCGAAAAGTAACAATGATGACTTGTTTTGGTGTATACCCGATGTCCTTCCCAGGCTTGCTGGTAGGTGTAACGCCTATCAAATGACAGCACATGGTTGGATGTAAAGAAGGAGGGTACAAAAGGCAGGGACCAACTTTTTCAAGATGTTTTAGAACAGCTTTTCTCAACCTTAATGCATTAAAACCCCAGTTTAGTTGAAGGAAGTATGAAGtctcattttttaatttatgcttgttttataaagttttttgCTGAAGGCTAGATTGCTATGTTGGCTTTTCTTTCTCAAAAGagtgattaaattcaattttttagcCTTATCTGTAATGGCTTCCCTTACCATTCTGGCAAAAATCTCCTGGCTAGGTAGACAGGTTGCATTTGCAACTACACATTATCTACTTGTGATGCTGGCCCCAGAAACAACAACTCTCAGGAGCACCTGTGGGAACTTCCTGTAGAGGAGGTGTGGGTCGGCAACGTATGCAGTTGCTCCTTGCTCTTGCACCCCTAAAATCAGCATGTAGAGATGTCTGGCATGGTCCGGCGCAATCCAAAGAGTTTTCATGCTGACAACAGTGGGACATGCCAGCAATAGGTATGCCAACACATCCAACTGTAGTCTGGCTTGGGATTGCACCTGGATGGAAGATAACACCAGAGCAAATTTTGGAGGCTTTATCTTAGGCTTATTACCTTTTCCAAAGGAAGCTAGGTCATAATAAACTTTCTGCCAGAATCAGCAGGTATATTTGGGGTGATAGCAGGAGGCACTTTGATATGGAGTGCATATATCATATATGCGATTTCTAGTGGTGTGAAATGATTCACAATTCCTTTTCCATTTCAGCCTTCTAAAGCTGCCTAGAATATTCGGTTATACAAATATTCCAAGTTTGGAATGTTAAGTCCTGGCTCGTCTCTCCTCCTCCTGCACTCCTCCATCAGTCACCACCACCACACATTATATTTAATGACAAACAAGGAGGCATAGGGAGGGTCAGAGTTTAGCCTTCCAGACTCTAAATCTTTACTCAGCATCTCTGGTTTTTAGGTTCACTATGGAAAATGGCCGATTATTCTCAAATTATGTTATACAGTCATGTTGGatctctggtgtggatttttctctctacaagcctcgtacacacgctcggttttctcggcaagagccAGCAagtaaactgctggcagagctttcttgctcagtaaaccgagcgtgtgtacaaggctttcaggtttctcgtctggaaatctgcccagaatctcaaggagaaaaatagagaacccgacgagaaacccgagcgtctgtatactttcctgtcaccgtggaaacccgcgcattctcgaaatgactttgacgcatgcgcgctagtttccacggcataggtaggcgTTCTTGCCTTTCTtgccggttcttttgaaaggagtgtgtgtacacttgggcggaaagagattcttgccaagaatctaatcaggaaaaacaatgttttttttcctgacgagattctggcccgtgtgtccGAGGCTTCAGATCTGAATATCTCAAAATGCTGGCTGAAGTCATGGAGAGAGTAGTTAGATCTGTAAATTAGAGAAGAGCAGTATTCAGCTCAGCTGAAAACGACTATGTGATGCTTTCCAACTGGAAAAAGAACCTGGAAAGTATACTGTATGGGTAAAAtattgtggacacctgaccatcaataTGAGCTTGTTGGATGTTCCAAAACCATTGACATTACTATGgaacagtgttaattttggcagcatttTGATATAGTTttaatcttaggccccatacacacgatagaatttatccgcgaatacggtccagcggaccgtttccgcggataaatcctcttgaggatttcagcagattttaatgcgatggagtgtactcaccatcgcattgaaatccgcgccgaaatcctctagcgatgacgtgtcgcgccgtcgccgcgattatgacgcggcgacgtgcgcgacgctgtcatataaggaattccacgcatgcgttgaatcattacgacgcatgcgggggatcccttcggacggatggattcggtgagtctgtacagaccagcggatccatccgttgggatggactccagcagatggatatattgtgcatgtcagcaaatattcgatctgctggaatccatcccaggggagatatatccgcggaaaaagatccgctggcgtgtacacaccataggatctatccgctgaaacccatttgctgggatttatctgcggatggattctatggtgtgtacggggccttagtcttaatgctattttagtcttctgcaattgttttagttttagtcgtatttagtagACTTTCCAGGACATTTTAGTCCACTAAAATCATTTTCGTCGACTAAAACTCACTTTAGTcttctaaaatcgaatgggtgtagttaaattgtaatgaatTATTTAagaatttctctacaatttccaaactcatatactactggagtgaaaaatcgtatttatggtattgaggtatgaacatgcactacagaccagtgttaattttgatgtaAAATTTCGTGTTGCAGCACTAGCAAGCTAATACCGTAAAGAAATCATAAAGAAATATGTACAGCACTTACACTTCTACCCTCCTTCTTCACTGCGCCATGTTTATTATGAAATTACTGATGTGCTATAAATTGCTCTAAGCTTGCCTCAGGTCACCGGAGAGATAATAATCTAACGCTATTTTTTATCTTTGACCTAAAAAATAGAATGCTCTTTCCTGTTTGTACAAATCTGTTCTAAAGTGGAAGTGCCACTTAAGACTGacaacttatgccctgtacacacgagcggaattcccgtcggaaaaaacttggatggtttttcagacggaattccgctcaagcctgccttgcatacacacggtcacacaaaagtttgtgaacttttgactgccaagaacacggtgacgtaaaagactacgacgagccgagaaaattaagttctatgtttcgatttgtttccgagaatgcgtcaaaatttgtacacacgataggaaattcagatcgtattttttcccgacgggaaaatagagaacctgctctctatcttttcccggcagtttttccattggagaaagtcagatggagcatacacacggtcgtgattcccgaccaaaagctctcattgcacttttttcgacgggaaaaccgatcatgtgtacggggcataagatggAAATTCAACAGATCTTTGAAATGTTGGTCCTCACATAACTAAGGGGTTAAGATATACTTTCAGTAAGCCTGATATCAGAGCTACTTCTAAGCAATTATTTTagacaacaaattaaaaaaatctaacaaAGGAGTGCTGAGATGTTTGTCTTGTGTAACAAGCAAATAAATCTAAACCTGAACTATatcattattaaattattataactCTTGTGACCTGAAGTTAATCCATGGCGTGGCCAACAGGAAGTGCTGTTTGATTTTCACGTATTTTCTCATAAATGCTCTGCCTGGACTATGTTGTCAAATTGTATATTTTTGGAAATGATCTAAACTGGATGGAAAAAAAGCCTGATCTACAAGTCTGGTAAAATATAGTCCAAAAATCAACCAACTTCATAACTTGACATCCTAGGAGGGCTCAAAGGAAGTTTTAGCTACTGTAGAATGACCAGAAGCTTTTTTCTGAATTGCTTGCACCAAAAGATTAGACCATCCCAAAAGGTCTATCCAAATGAGTGTTTGCGAAGGATAGAAATTGCTGTATGCAGATTTTGATGTCATACCAAGAAATAGACTAGTGGTGGCCTGCAGAATAGGTAAGGACAGTAGATAACATTGGCATATGGAAAATGCTTAGCTGGGGTGTAACAGGCTATTTAAACCGTTACTACAGAAATGTTTTAAGTGCAGAAACAAAGTCTATACAGCAGAGCACTGATTGGTTTACTCATCAAAGATTAATGATCTGCAAGACTGTAACAGCATCGATATAACATGCTTTGCAAGATGGTCTAAAGAAGGTCTACAACAAGGCCAACCAACTGGTGACTGTTCACGAGAATCTGTTTTCCTGCTAAGCTTCCACTTAGTACTATACCATCATTTGTATAGTTCTTTGTTTAAGATATGGTACATCTGTCTTCAAGTCAAAACTGTTTTTAGCCTTTAGGTTTGCTTTAAATTGTGTCCTCCAAAACAGGACTTTCTTTTAAAGAGAATGCCGATTGCGTTAGATTAATATCTACCTACAATCCTGCTGCTGAACCAACAAATGTCCCTTTGTACAGCATTCCATGAGCCACTCTGGACTTTTGCTCAGGAAAGTCTATAAATTCCATGAATGTTTTGTTTTTCATCATGATAGTGAGTGCTTACAATGCCTATCTGGCTATATTAATGTTCCTGTACTGGCACATGAGGAGGTGTTTAAAGGTCTTTTTGAAGGTGGCATTGCACAGAGCGTAACAAGCTGGGTTTATTGTGCTGTTCACGTAGCAGAGCCAATAGCCTATGTACCACATTGTTTCAGGGATGCAAGTCTCACAAAATGTGTTTATGAGGACCATGACATTGTAAGGCGTCCATGTGATGATGAATGCTAGCAGAATGGCAAAAATGGTCCTGGTAACTTTCTTCTCTCTAGCTGCCATCTGCCGTTTCTTTCTCACCTGATTGCGGGCAATGCTTGCAAACTTCCGTGCCACATTGCCTGGACGAGTATTTGGCAAGCCAGAAGAATCTTTGTGCAAAGGTATTGAGCATTCGGGCACAATCTCTATGGCTGTTATGCACTCATTGCCTGTCTGCTTGGTGACAATCTTGATTTTTGACCACTTTGAAGCAGCATTCGCCCTTGGGTGCAAAGACTGTATACTCTGAGTAGGGGCCAAGACAACACCAGACGATGTATTACTCAACTGCTTATCTGGAGGATTGTGATTCATGCTGGCTGTGCTTGATTCATTCGAGGTCTCTTTCTCTTCCACGGACTGGAGGTTGGTCAAAGacttctctattttcccatttcTCACTCCATTCTCCTCTTCTGGTTTTGCTTCCAAAGGCTCAGGTTTGGGAGGACTCTTGGtttgttttattaaaggacttttcaTAGAGCTAATGGGTTTCTTCTTCTCTTGTCGAACATCTGGACAATGCCTGCGGACCCTGCTCCTGCTGGCCAACGAAATGTGAATATACAGTATAGTCATGATGACTACAGGAAGGTAGAAGGCTGCGATGGCTGTGCCAAAAGTGACTGCTGGATTAGAAAGAAACTGGATGTAGCATTCATCATTCTTCACTGTCCTCTCACCCACAATGAATTGCCAGAATAGAATAGCAGGTGCCCAAAGGGCAAAGGAAAGGAGCCATGCAGCTGCAATCATCAGACCTGCCATCTTGGTGGTTCTTCGAGCTGGATAAGTCAATGGTTTGGTAACACAGAAATACCGATCAAAGCTGATGATAAGAAGGTTCATTACAGAAGCATTGCTGACCACATAGTCTAGAGCCAGCCACAAATCACACACAATAGGACCAAGAGGCCAGTACCCCTTAATAATGTACACGGAATAGaggttcatggaaaaaacaccaATAATAAGGTCTGCACAAGCCAGGCTGAAGAGAAAATAATTGTTCACTGTCTGCAACTGTCGATTGACCTTGATGGAAAGCATAACCAAAATGTTTCCCACCACAGTGACTAAGCTAAGTGAGCCCGTTACTGTGGCAATGAAAATCATCTCCATTGTTTGGTACGGGCTTCTAGACCCCATCGTATAATTTGGACTTTGCGTATCAATGCTCGTTGTATTCAGCCACGAGGTGTTTTCCATTGTAGTTGGCCAATAAGATGCAGAAAGATTGTAGAAAATATCtgcaaagaaaaaagaagagaaagggaaaaagttataaaaattGTCACAAACATTGTCACCTAGATAAATCAACGCAGAGTATAATGTCACCAAACTCGTTTAGAATGTTACTGAGAAGGTCAgacatgttttttttggttcttgcCTAATGACTTTCAAAGATGACAGTGACTAGCATCTTAGGTCATTGTTATTAGTTAATTAGTGTGCCATTTTAATGAGCTTGACAGTTCCTCTAGTCCCAATtcacagaagttgctctatttctgtaCAGAGTGCCGCTGCTCGGGGAGCATTCGCAAAGCTTCCATGGAAGCATATTTTAGAAATGGGAAAGTTTCTGAAATTGCTGTCTACTTTATATGGTAATTAGTATTATAATCAACTTTATTACAATGCACCAGTTCACTTCTGAGTGCTAAAATACCCAAGCtgcacaagagaaaaaaaaatgtgtaccacACAAGTATACTGGGAAGTAAGGGGCAACAAGTGTGACCAAGAACATTGTGGGCAGCCAGCTGGGGTGAAATGGCTACCCCCTGAGCCCCAAGGGTTTCAGTTTATTTGCCTCTGTTTGTGCAGAGGGTTCAGTTGACAACACCCCCGTCCCCCTCAGCAAGTGAATCAAACACTTCTATATCCAAAGGAGTGCTTTTTTGGAACCTTCCAGGCTAAGAGCAGTAGCTGTTATACCCCTTGTACCTATGGCAATCCAATTTTGAAGGCCTTTTGGGTAGGGTAGTATCTGTTATCAGTTCCCAAGAGGTGGCGCTGTGCTAACCATCCCTGGTCCACAGCAG contains:
- the CHRM4 gene encoding muscarinic acetylcholine receptor M4, whose product is MNSQGGAVLMEDKDIFYNLSASYWPTTMENTSWLNTTSIDTQSPNYTMGSRSPYQTMEMIFIATVTGSLSLVTVVGNILVMLSIKVNRQLQTVNNYFLFSLACADLIIGVFSMNLYSVYIIKGYWPLGPIVCDLWLALDYVVSNASVMNLLIISFDRYFCVTKPLTYPARRTTKMAGLMIAAAWLLSFALWAPAILFWQFIVGERTVKNDECYIQFLSNPAVTFGTAIAAFYLPVVIMTILYIHISLASRSRVRRHCPDVRQEKKKPISSMKSPLIKQTKSPPKPEPLEAKPEEENGVRNGKIEKSLTNLQSVEEKETSNESSTASMNHNPPDKQLSNTSSGVVLAPTQSIQSLHPRANAASKWSKIKIVTKQTGNECITAIEIVPECSIPLHKDSSGLPNTRPGNVARKFASIARNQVRKKRQMAAREKKVTRTIFAILLAFIITWTPYNVMVLINTFCETCIPETMWYIGYWLCYVNSTINPACYALCNATFKKTFKHLLMCQYRNINIAR